The region CttacttttttgtgtatttgagatgacacaaaaatgaaaaaagcttgaaaaacataaaaacaggaatCTTAAGTTTTTGGATCAGTCAAAGTCTGGTTTTGCTAGCTAATAAACAGCTAAAGCTTACATTGGCTGTTTGCGGTATAAAACATGGAGCGCAAAAATGCCCAAATTCATATCAATAAAGCGAGGTGTAAATTTGCATGATCATATTCAGTCTGAACACTGTGATGTGAAGTAACAtctgtggagaaaatcaaacacaTTAGCACAGTAAGCAAAGTGTACTTCCCATTATTAAGCAACACTGAGTACAATCTCTTCTTGCAGACAAACATGTACAATAGAAAAATATCTCTAAACAAGTTCATGATAATAGAAAAATTGTCTTTGCCCTCATACActaaatacgttttttttttaatatccacAGGAATGTTAACACAGCACCTTTAGAGGTTTGTTTAATGAATTGTAGTTTGTCAACCCTGTGGTCGAACACGAGCACACAGTGCTAGCCAGACCAGCAGGGGGAAAAGACTTCAGCTATGACTGACTTACTCAGCCGTTACATCATAGTACAAGGCCATGAgaatcagagaaaaagaaatccacTGACAGACGGGAATTACTGAGGACTTGTTCCTGAGATCAACACCTTTCAGAAAACAGTACAGCCCTTGAGAAGAGAACTTTTCAAGTAAGAGAGCTtcgagaagaagaaaacatggtTTTAGCTTTCAGGTAAAAGCATCACAAAAGATTTGGGAGCCTGTGGCACAAATTTGAGAAGCAAGCTCATCTAAACCTCCTCTcattcacacatacagtccATTTTTGCTCCAGAATTGTTCCAAAAATACTGTTCTGAGGCGGAGTGTGACGCTGACAAGCTTCAAAATGTCTCGAGTAATGAGACCACATCACATTTAACCACACCTTTATTTTTAACACCTTTAACCACGGAAATGATCTGTTTTTCACCATGGTTAAGCCAACTAAACCTCTAACCCGATTAACCCGATTTCAGTTCACTGACTATATAAACAATAACGGTCTCCAAAAAAAGTGCATAAgaaactttctctttctgcacTTGAAAAAGGGAATAAAATACCCCCTCATATAAATAAAGGCTATGTCCACAAATACTAAAAATATTCAactcaaaatattttttgtttaaatgttctcATATATAACATTgatcttgtttaaaaaaagtgtatagGTTACAATTTGTATCAATAAAGAGAGGTGTCATCTGGCTACTACATATTGTGCTAACTAGGCAAGAGTTAGTTTAGCTTTACAAACACTTTCTCAGACATTAAAATAATCCTGTTGTTAATGGTAATTGTAaagttgataataaaaaaattaagaatattACTATTTCATACAACAAATACAGTTCAGAGTGCTTAACATTAAAAGATTATATTCTAAAATACTTTGTAAGAGAAGGCAGATAAAAGGAACGATGCTTTGAAACtacatcaaattaatttgaatatttactTTTGGTCAGACTTTGTGACacgtttttacatttaattgatttaatatATGAAGTGATTAACAcaaactaattattttaacagatatttgGTAATGGAAATAATGGTTAGTTGCAGTCTTTGTATCAGACATTACTCTGATTTAtctaaaattaagaaaattatcCATAGTTGAAACTATATTAGCATAGTGCTAACTAAGGTAATTCGCTCATGTCCTTGATTGTAAtgaatgaatttaaataaatcgAAATGAAGTTATTTCCacttatatttttgtatttttcttaaagtttctttctttattaaacAACTGAGTTTTAATTTACCCAATGAGATTATTAGTGCAACTGAGAAAAGTTTGTAGACCTAAAAACTACTATCTAACTAATTACAGTCCCCATGATATTAAGTGTCTGGTAACATAGTCTGTGCTGAAGGTGTTTTCCAACTCTTGCCAGTCTGTTCCGTTTTTTTACTGCAAAGTTGTGGATCTATTTAACAAAAGGGCACAAAAGAGTTTTACCCTGTTTGAGGCGGCTAAACCCTCCTCGTCATGTCACCACTGACAACGGAGACCCTGTGTCTTATGCAAgacagacattcacacacattgaaaGGCAATAAattaacacatattttaaattaaaatcaaaataataccAACAATCTACTTTAAACCCTAAACATTTCTGGTACTCTCCACAGCCACCTTCATATGATTTAGAATGTTGATATGGTTTAAAGATGGAAAACAACTGAGTGgatgtctaaaaacaaaaagtactgAAAGCTGATGAACTGTGAAGTCACCTGACAGGGCAGAGAAAATAAACGTATTACAAAGTGAACAACAGCTTGGGGTTTTCAAGTGGAGTTTTTGCTATCTTCTTTGTCGGCGCCCGCTTGACTTTCACTTCCGTGTGGGGGAAATCCACAAAATCTCACCACAGCCTCTGATCGGCCACCTGCCAGTCTAGAGAGATACCCTTGATCCTTTAGTTTTGCTAATTCAATCTTCGTGACTGGAAAACAGCAGTATTTCGCTAAGATGGTAAATAGGAATTTTAGATATACTTGTACCCTGATATGATTGCCAAGGAAACACAGCAATAACGTAAAAGTGCCAAAAacagaatcatttaaaataaatcattaaaataacttaaaatataacaaataaattaatttaaaagaaacaacactGTCACCCTTAAAACACGTTAAAAGCCTCCCTTAGTACACTACCTACAGGTGTTTACTCATAACCCAAAATAGCACACAAAATGCACATTGAACCTCAACTTTCCCTGATCTTAAGTGCTGAAATAGCAGGCATGttcattgaaaaatatggaAATTTCCCTGTACAGAAAtaccatttaaaataattagacAACTTCTCTGTTATGAAATTAAGCAGCCCATTAACAGCTAAATGAGCTTTGTATCTTGAGCTTTTGATTTGTGTATGTCCAACCTGACTTTAATAATTAAGATGATAATCAGAAATAAACCTGCAGAAGTCAGCCCATTTGAGATTAGGCTGTAACTTCACCTTCTGGCTTAATTCAAAAACCGTGCTGCAATTTCTCCATCAGAATCGCAGCTGCAAGCTCCTGAGCATCCGCCACATAAGGGTTCCTGGTCATCACCATCCTCACCAAGTCTGGAGGGAAGATGCGGCACAAGTTAACAAACACGCTCTCTCTAAGGTTCTGGTATTGACCAGAGACAGGGGGATCCTGTTGCTGGGGCACTGAGGACAGGTGGCCTTTGTGGGCAGGGATGGATGGAAGGGACAGCTGGGGGAGAGGTGGAAGACTGGATGCTGAAAGGGCACGGGGTGATGAATGGGCTTGCCTACCCCAAGGAGAGTGCCAAACCTTCTCGTGAACTTCCGGAAGGCTTTGGAAGCCATAGGGATCATAGCAAGGCTTAGGGGGCTGCTGGTAATAAGGGTCCCAGTTTATCTGATGATGTGGTTGTTGGTCTAGTCCAGAGTGGTTTCTTTGGGAATGTAGTGATGACACTTTGTACACTTGGGGGTCCTGGCGCCCACCTTCCTGCCAAAGGGATCCCATTAAATTGCTCTGAGACTGGGAGTGAGCAGTGGATGTTTGGGCTGAACGAGCTGGGAATTCCCCTGGGAAACTGCTCAGCAATGGATGCCGAAGGTGGGGTGGGATATAGGGTGAAGGAGACTTACAGGGACGTGGAGATGTATGAGAGGTAACAGAAGATGGTTTTGGCTTGGAAGACCCCCCGTCTTCCAAGCCAAAAGCATGTTGTCTCTGCAGTGCTTGAGGAACAGGATAGTTATGAGTAGCATTCTGGCTCAGTCCAGGAGGAACACGGCTTACAGACTGGGCGTACTGACCAGAGCAGTGATGATGGTGGTGAGGATGGTGGTGGTGGCACTTGGAACCCTCGTCTAACAAAGGGTCAGGGGAGAAAGAGTCTGAGCTAGCACTGCCTTCACTGCTACAGTCTGATAGCAGCGATCCAGCTCGCAGATCAGCCGGGAAGGAACACTCAGGATTCTGTGGTACGACCCAACTGAGGCTAGAGTAGGCCTTTACCATGGAGCTGTAGCCCAGCTCTGGAGAGTCACATCTGTGGTAAGTTTCAGTCTGGCTTGGTCCAGATGCTCCAGAAACCCTAAAGCTGCCTCCACCATTTCCCCCAGGGTGCTCCCATCGGTCCAAGCTTCCTGATGAAGGCCCAACCCCTAGAGCAGCATATCCTAGAAAGCTACTgctacagctgctgctgctgctgctgctgcttcctctACGTCCTTCCACTTTGGAGTTGATCCGAAGCTTGTCCTCCAAGAGGTCATTGAAGGAGCTCCGAAGATTGGGGCATGGCTGTTTCTTTGGAGTGCTCCGACTTGGCTCGGCCTCAGCCATTCCTTGTGGTTGACTAGAATTTTGGCTCTTCACCATAAGGGCATCTTCCAAAAGGCCTCTAGAAGCTACTGATGACATTTTGGCACTGGCACGGAGCTCATCAGCCACGGCCCGCTGGGGCTGGCTACCCCTTTCAGGGTGGTAAAACTTGCACTTGTGACCATATGTGCACTTCTTCCCTAAAAGACGAAAACAGAGAAGCATTTATCATTGATGTACTGGAATGAAAACGATTTATAACAGCTTAGTTAGAGGATAATATTTGCATCTTTTGGATATCTGTTAATTAGACTGCTCTAGAGCAAAGTTAACCTCTCtagcataaaaacaaaagaggttGAATAACTTAAGGATCAGTATTTCTGAAAATACAGGAATGTATCTAGAAAACCAAGTGAATGTGCTAATTGGTGCAAAAATACAATTTGCAGTACAAACACCCAAGTGCTTTTAACTGCTGCATATTTTTACCATAAGGACATGGCTGCTTCCTGTGTTCAGGAACAATAGGCTTCTTCCTCAGGAAGTTCTCCAGACTGGGTCCGTGGCGTCCCAGTGGATCATCTGGTGGCATGAACCTAAATACATAATTAATAGATTAAACccataaacaaacatacatacagtaaataggTAATTAAATAGGAAATCCTCAGATACTTTCCCTGAAAAACATGCATTGTGTAAAAGTTAAAGGGATTGTGTTCTTTAGTGGTTTGGACACACACTGGACAAAAGTTAAAGTTAAGGCTTTTTATTTGAATGGCTAATGAGTAGAACCAAAGCTTCCGTCTTTagtcttttatgacttttccaaAACAGATGCTACGTTTTCTTACTTTCtagttgtttctgttttcatctcCTTTTATTGACTTGTGGCAGGCAAAATGCAACTAAAGGATTCTCCGTAATGTAATTCGAAATGCATTAgcacttttctcttttctgcacTCCAACAGATATTGTTCTCCTTTGGGATGAGTTGCTTACTTGTCATTTACAAAGGAGTACATCAGTAGACGCTCATCAATGAATTTCTTCCACTCTGGCTTCTCATTGGCTAGGTCACGGTAGTTGTCATTGGAAACAATGATGCCGTCTGACTCGTAGGCCAGTTTGACAATGAATCGGTCATCGTAGCAAACCACACGGCGTCCCTGCACACGGCGAGATGGGGTGAAGACCAGGATCTTCGCTTTTTCTAATCGCCGTAGGATATCTTGGTCTAAAGAAAGAGATGGGATAGAGTTAGACATAAAGAAAGCACAAAAAAGTTGATTGATGTTCCATTTGGTATTGATGAAAATAAGAAATCAATCCCGAAGTAGAGGAATTTAAATCTATATTAGCTGACTAGCTGTTACCTGTGATAAGAGCATCAGGTCGTGATTGCTCTTTTCTCCAGGCAGGGACAAAAACAGTAATGTCACGGTGGCCTCGCTCCAAGAACCAATCAACGGCCAGCTGGATGCCTTGACAGGAGAACACTTCCTTATTTCCATGACTGCAAGAGCAGAAAGGCACGTTAGAGTTGTCCTTCCACCAAAATCTAAAACTCTTAAAAATATCGGTAGTTCATTCTTTCATttgaccattaaaaaaaaaagcatggcaTTGTTGTTTGTCATGAAATAGTCATGGTAGTGAATAGCCACTCTTCCTCTACTCTAAGACACGGGATTTTCTTCATTGAGTGAAGCATCAATGCAGTCATCATGTAAAGTCTGGCTATCCGTTGTTATCTTCCTCACCTCATGGCTACATTGCTCCCATCCACCACAACGGGCCGAAGGTTTTCTTTGTCCTCCAGCAGCTGGGACGGACACAGCAGCCGACAGGAGTCCAGGGAGGAATTGgataaagaagaagaggaggagcacATCAAAGCAGATgacaaagagaaggagggagattGGGAGACAGTCAAACCTCTTTGTTGCTCCATCTCTGTCTTGGTTCCCAGTTTGACCAGCTCGCCCAGCATGTCGTTGATGAGTGCGTCTGGGCCCAGTTTCCTCAGCACCAGTAGCACCAGCTCCTCAGAATAGCCGAGTTTGAGAGCAAACTCCACCTTGGCACGGTAGTCTGTGACAGGCTCAGTGGGGGATGATGTTTCTGGCTGTGGGGGGTCTCCAGGGTATTGGTTTGGTGCCAGGTCCAGCCTGACTGTCGGAAAGACTGAAGATGACTCCTTTTGCTGAGGGTATTGAGATTCAGAACCGCACCCATTCTGGAGCCGTTCGTCGTCACTGTCTGAGAAGTTACTGcaactactactgctgctacagATTGAATTAGTACTAAAACTTGTGCTACTACTACAAATACTGTTATTGCTGTTACTCGGGGCATCAGCTTTGACCTTTAAGACCCCTATATTCCCAGGATCCCTCACAGTGCTCAGGCTGATGTGCGGCTTTGAACCTTCCACATGGAGGTAGTCTAGATCCAGCCCCAGGCTGAGGATGTGGCCTGTCCCATCCTCCAGATGGTTTTTCACGCCCATGAAGCTGTCTCATACATCCAGCTCCACACCCTCCTTGAGCTCCCGAGCACCCAACAGACCCCACTGTTACTGCTGGTAGTTTACAGCTTAGTGACTGGTCTTTGGAGTGAAGCTTGAGGGAGAGACAAGAAGTAAGTGGTTAAATTCCTGCTATGACGGCATAAAAGTGATAAGGAGTCTGCAGGAATAAGTTATCTGCCTTTACACCTCGTATTCCCACGTGATCTGCATCTGGATATCTTATCTGAATATTGAAAATGCCTGTTAATGCCATGTGTAAATTTAGGCAAGACATATTGCAATCAGGTTTCTATCAGATCTGAAGATGGTCTGGTTCCCATTGTGATCAAATATAAGTCAGTTGTAAAAACATTCAGTATACAGTTTGGCGACATTCAAGAAAGAAATCTCTTCAACAAGTTCAAAGATCGCTTTACTCTGATTTGTCCTGCCAGCTCAGCAAAACCTTACAGACACCGTCTTCATCAGTAACAGAAAATAAGTAGAGCCAATAGCAGCACCACTTCCTATGAAAACTCTGCCAGCTACagtatttatatacagtattaagaTTTCTCAGCAGAAttgagccaaaaaaaaagattcttctGCGTTCTTAAACGCTGTAAAATACCATCAATacagtttgtttaatttcaactacattttttaaagttcctTATACATTCACACTCTTGAAATTAAACGCAAAGTGATGTTCATGAAATTAAATCAGATTCTTCATTACAAGAACACCACACACTGTCCAGGCAGGAATTATGAgccttttagttttagttatgaGAGCAATTTGAATCAACCCCTCAAACGGTCATAACAGCCTCTCTTTCTTTACAGAAGTGTTTCCCACTGGCCCTGTGAGGGTCCACAGATTGGATAAAACAAAGAGGGACCTGGTTTGGTAAGGACATTGCTTAGTGACctctttaaacaaaacaacaggttCCTTTTCTCGCACatctcacaaacacacccatACATTACAACAAGCACAcacttaaaggaacacgccactgtttgttgaaatagggctcaTCACAGTCTCCCtgagctgtagataggtgggctaATGCTtcttttgtctcagtgcatgcattgttttagtctggTGCAACACCGTCAGTGCCATCGCTAGTTAGTTCAGCGTAGTGAATGGATTACTGTGTTgctggttagcatgttgtgagtaaaagtgagccaacaaaaagacaacaacaaccttattacttcttgtggcctgcataTTCACACCGAGTACAAATAGCTTTAGACTAGACggtttcctaggcagatattgttTTGGGACTATATTTGGTGGAAGCACAGGGAGAACGTGagaagccctatttcaacaaatgggGCTTGTGTTCCTTTAACTCTAACTACACTTAACAGAGGCTTACTTTAAGCTTCCTAAAACGTTTATCCCTGATCTAGTTCAGTCTTGTTTGCTCAATGCATCATTTGCACTCACTACAGCTTCCGGgcttttgtttattgtgttgcagattataaaaaaattgaataatggGTGAGGTCATTGTTCTAGTTGCCTCTACTTGTCTTTTTAGTGCATAAAGGAATTGAAAGTCAAAGACCAGTGAATTGATAACTGGATTCAATGCTTTTAACATCCGTTAAACAAAACCAggttcagtgtgtttgtgtgttgggttGTTTATCTGTGGAAATACCCATCAAGGGTACTTCCAAAGTGTTGAAATGCTCCCAGGTCTGAGAAAAGCTTTGTAATGGCAGGCTAGGGGTTTCACACAATAGTCACGGAATTGTAGACTTATCATTTATCTGTGATTTTAACACGCTGCTGTAATAAAGCAATGGAAATGCTTCTGCAGTAGATATGCAGCTGGCGGCGCTGTTGGTAGGTCTTGTTGACACTGGTCAATAGTTGGTAGTAATAATGGTCATGTGTGACTTTAACACTGTACAGTGTGGGAtgctaaattaaaaagaaacatggttGTACGTTCCAATACTACAATCAACAATATGCCAACGTTAGTGAGGAGAAGCGCCAACAGAGTGAACGAAGTAGGCAaggtggttgttgttgtagaTAGGTTAGTTTGAagaattattttctgttatgtCATGTAAGACATACAGAACTGAAGGTATTTATAGAAGGAAATTGCCCGCTTTACATGCAAGAAAGATACAGTTATCTCCAGTTCAGACATGCCTGCGTTAGTCTGGTTTGTTCAGCTCATTTGTgaacagcctcacagagccaaTCTATAACTCTGCTGTTTCACTTACTGTCAGGAGGGTCCCCCCTACATTAGCTAACCCTTTACTGGTTGTATTTGagactttttcaacaaaaaacgATCAGTTATTGGCTGAAAAGAAGTATGATACATACTTCCCTTAGTTGGCTACCCATCTACTCCGTGAGAGTAGTTGATGACTACAATAATACTGCGGTCAATGAAAGAATTTAAAggatttttcaaacaaaaaaacgctTTTGATCGTTTGTTATCATGCTTTGGACTAAGAGCAAGCTTGTGTACTCTATGTTTCAAAAGTGACCTAGTCTTGCTTTAAATTAAGAATAACGTTGTACCTGAACAGGTAATGGCTTTAAAAGTAAAGTCCATCACACATTTTATAAGGCCCCCTCTTTAACAACCAGCCTCTGCAAACTAATTGAGAACAGTTCATTTTGTATAAGTGTATGTGTggttatattatatttatacagCGACAGTAATGAGGAGTCTCTTGGATCTCAGGCTAAAGCACCGGAAAGCAGGGGCCTCTTAATGTCCCGACCCCAATGTCTAAGCTGCTGCGGCACTGTTTGTCACCCTGAATGCCACAATAGAGCTGGAATAATTTAGTCCGCAACAACAAAAGAAgcacaaaagagaaagagggagagtgtgtttgtgtgtgtgtgtgtgtgtgtgtgtgtttgagagagggGGTGGGAGGGAAGAAGTGTGTCTGGCTTGCAGTCATTCAACAATGCAGCTGCCTCCCAATCTGCCCTCCTGTGACGGGAGTATTGTTCCCCCGGCCAGAGCAGCATGCACAGACAGAGGCTGGGGCATTTTAAACCCGTTCAcccccaacaacaacacacacacacacacacacacacacacacacacacacaatgcctgGTGATGCAGCAGCCACACCAGCCTCGGTCACAGGTCGCCAGACGGAATCTTTGAGGAGTCAGCAGAAATATGAAAGTGACACAGCAAGTGTAAATCACCCAGTCAGAAGCAGTCAACTTCTCTGTGTGTGATCATTGCAGTCAGTATGTCTTTTAGTGTCCCACTGTGACTGtgagttttagaaaaa is a window of Etheostoma cragini isolate CJK2018 chromosome 11, CSU_Ecrag_1.0, whole genome shotgun sequence DNA encoding:
- the LOC117952381 gene encoding probable ribonuclease ZC3H12C → MGVKNHLEDGTGHILSLGLDLDYLHVEGSKPHISLSTVRDPGNIGVLKVKADAPSNSNNSICSSSTSFSTNSICSSSSSCSNFSDSDDERLQNGCGSESQYPQQKESSSVFPTVRLDLAPNQYPGDPPQPETSSPTEPVTDYRAKVEFALKLGYSEELVLLVLRKLGPDALINDMLGELVKLGTKTEMEQQRGLTVSQSPSFSLSSALMCSSSSSLSNSSLDSCRLLCPSQLLEDKENLRPVVVDGSNVAMSHGNKEVFSCQGIQLAVDWFLERGHRDITVFVPAWRKEQSRPDALITDQDILRRLEKAKILVFTPSRRVQGRRVVCYDDRFIVKLAYESDGIIVSNDNYRDLANEKPEWKKFIDERLLMYSFVNDKFMPPDDPLGRHGPSLENFLRKKPIVPEHRKQPCPYGKKCTYGHKCKFYHPERGSQPQRAVADELRASAKMSSVASRGLLEDALMVKSQNSSQPQGMAEAEPSRSTPKKQPCPNLRSSFNDLLEDKLRINSKVEGRRGSSSSSSSSCSSSFLGYAALGVGPSSGSLDRWEHPGGNGGGSFRVSGASGPSQTETYHRCDSPELGYSSMVKAYSSLSWVVPQNPECSFPADLRAGSLLSDCSSEGSASSDSFSPDPLLDEGSKCHHHHPHHHHHCSGQYAQSVSRVPPGLSQNATHNYPVPQALQRQHAFGLEDGGSSKPKPSSVTSHTSPRPCKSPSPYIPPHLRHPLLSSFPGEFPARSAQTSTAHSQSQSNLMGSLWQEGGRQDPQVYKVSSLHSQRNHSGLDQQPHHQINWDPYYQQPPKPCYDPYGFQSLPEVHEKVWHSPWGRQAHSSPRALSASSLPPLPQLSLPSIPAHKGHLSSVPQQQDPPVSGQYQNLRESVFVNLCRIFPPDLVRMVMTRNPYVADAQELAAAILMEKLQHGF